A region of Drosophila suzukii chromosome 2L, CBGP_Dsuzu_IsoJpt1.0, whole genome shotgun sequence DNA encodes the following proteins:
- the MESR3 gene encoding uncharacterized protein MESR3 isoform X1, translating into MMSHQLQQTRRRLGSVSDSAPPSESSEGTGSSSEPRDELILHPDWSAHSHSSAQRSSAHGTTSLYNASDIDADTISTDTTSNTNLSDYERGQVESFFGGLGTEIYVSGALANLYEGTGNDGDWRLVFTGIPVILHDKGNSKARSIPRVTLVLAERGSCFALWSDRIDNLSNYRIAGPSFHTMCRSSNHQQMIGFSFDSTDAARELWQHVERLVCNPENEALTVPGTRKQKKQKRVKPAPLPPKSQISHPCQFHHVTSVVKEDCERYYSMQAFGPPNPQQHR; encoded by the exons ATG ATGTCGCATCAACTGCAGCAGACACGTCGCCGCTTGGGCTCCGTTAGCGATTCGGCGCCTCCATCGGAGTCCAGTGAGGGCACAGGCTCCTCCTCGGAGCCCCGGGACGAGTTGATCCTTCACCCGGACTGGTCGGCCCACTCACACTCGTCGGCGCAGAGGAGCAGTGCCCATGGAACCACATCCCTGTACAATGCCTCCGATATCGATGCGGATACCATTAGCACGGACACCACGAGCAACACAAATCTCTCGGACTACGAACGTGGTCAGGTGGAGAGCTTCTTTGGGGGATTGGGCACAGAGATTTATGTGAGTGGCGCCTTGGCCAATCTGTATGAGGGAACCGGCAATGATGGCGATTGGCGTCTGGTATTCACTGGCATACCAGTGATCCTCCACGACAAGGGAAACTCCAAGGCCCGGTCTATACCCAGAGTTACCCTGGTGCTGGCGGAGAGGGGATCCTGCTTTGCCCTGTGGTCGGATCGCATTGATAACCTCTCGAACTATCGCATTGCGGGTCCCTCGTTTCACACCATGTGCCGGTCAAGCAATCACCAACAGATGATCGGCTTCAGCTTCGATTCCACGGATGCAGCCCGTGAGTTGTGGCAGCATGTGGAGCGTTTGGTTTGCAATCCGGAGAATGAGGCTCTGACCGTTCCCGGAACCCGGAAGCAAAAGAAACAGAAGCGCGTAAAGCCGGCTCCCTTGCCGCCGAAATCACAGATTTCGCACCCATGCCAGTTCCATCATGTGACCAGTGTGGTGAAGGAGGATTGCGAGCGATACTACAGCATGCAGGCCTTCGGACCCCCGAATCCCCAGCAGCATCGTTGA
- the Cyp310a1 gene encoding probable cytochrome P450 310a1, which produces MWLLLPILLYSVVFLSVRHIYSHWRRRGFPSEKAGITWSFLRKAYRREFRHVEAICEAYQSGKDRLLGIYCFFRPVLLVRNVELAQTILQQSNGHFNELKWDYVKGYRRFNLLEKLAPMFSTNRLTEMFGQVQKVGDHLIHHLLDQEQIQGGLLEVDLQQQLRVYSINIIGNLIYGLDVNNFEQRDHILTSYLSHRHASIQSFTLGRLPQKSSFTYRLRDLIKQSVELREDHGLIRKDVLQLLVRFRNGNEVGGEKWQLDTNNDPDKLLSIKRLAKVAEDLLKVSLDAMASTITFTLLEILQEPLIVEKLQAEIKELSNEDGQLKFEELEGLKYMEMCLKETVRKHPPLPIIERICRKSYSLPNSKFTIDEGKTLMVPLLAIHRDEKYFSEPMKYKPLRFLQSGGDVGQCKDKTKSNAFIGFGIGGVQCVGQNFAKLVIKVALIKLLQNFHLELDPNLVKTLEVSHQPAPFIHTKDGLKVKLKRREIKPKFYR; this is translated from the exons atgtggctgctgctgcctaTTCTCCTATATTCGGTGGTATTCCTCTCGGTTCGGCACATTTACAGCCACTGGCGGCGCAGGGGATTCCCCTCGGAAAAGGCCGGGATCACTTGGAGTTTCCTTCGAAAGGCATATAGAAGGGAATTCCGACACGTGGAGGCCATCTGCGAAGCCTACCAGTCGGGCAAAGATCGTCTGTTGGGCATCTACTGCTTCTTCAGGCCCGTTCTTCTGGTACGAAATGTGGAGCTGGCCCAGACGATTCTGCAGCAATCGAATGGACACTTCAACGAACTCAAATGGGACTATGTGAAAGGCTATCGTCGATTCAATCTGCTTGAGAAACTGGCACCCATGTTCAGTACGAATCGATTGACGGAAATGTTCGGGCAGGTCCAGAAAGTGGGTGATCATCTGATTCACCATCTGTTGGATCAGGAACAAATTCAGGGAGGTCTTCTGGAAGTCGATCTTCAGCAACAACTGAGAGT ttattCAATCAACATCATTGGCAATCTCATATACGGCTTGGATGTCAACAACTTTGAGCAAAGGGATCACATCCTGACCAGCTACCTGAGCCACAGACATGCCAGTATTCAATCCTT CACTTTGGGTCGACTGCCCCAGAAATCCTCGTTTACCTACCGCTTAAGAGATCTCATTAAACAAAGTGTTGAATTACGTGAAGATCATGGACTGATACGAAAGGATGTTCTACAATTACTAGTCAGATTTAGAAATGGCAATGAAGTTGGTGGCGAAAAGTGGCAGCTGGATACAAACAATG ATCCAGACAAACTTTTGTCCATCAAACGCTTGGCCAAAGTAGCTGAGGACCTTTTAAAAGTATCCCTAGATGCGATGGCTTCAACTATCACCTTTACACTCCTGGAAATCCTGCAAGAACCCTTAATAGTGGAGAAACTTCAAGCGGAAATAAAGGAACTGAGCAATGAAGATGGACAGCTTAAGTTTGAAGAGCTAGAGGGTCTTAAATATATGGAAATGTGTCTGAAAG AAACTGTTCGCAAACACCCGCCTTTACCCATTATTGAACGCATTTGCCGCAAAAGTTATTCACTGCCAAATTCCAAATTCACCATAGATGAGGGAAAGACTTTAATGGTTCCTTTGCTGGCCATACAcagagatgagaagtatttcAGTGAACCCATGAAATACAAGCCACTTCGATTTCTGCAATCTGGAGGTGATGTGGGTCAATGCAAGGATAAAACCAAGAGCAATGCTTTTATAGGGTTTGGAATTGGAGGAGTTCAATGTGTGG GACAGAACTTTGCAAAGCTGGTAATTAAAGTGGCCCTGATCAAACTTCTGCAAAACTTTCATTTGGAATTGGATCCCAACCTGGTGAAAACCCTCGAAGTTTCCCATCAGCCAGCTCCTTTTATACACACAAAAGATGGACTAAAAGTCAAGTTGAAGAGACGCGAAATAAAACCGAAATTTTATCGCTAA
- the MESR3 gene encoding uncharacterized protein MESR3 isoform X2, producing MSHQLQQTRRRLGSVSDSAPPSESSEGTGSSSEPRDELILHPDWSAHSHSSAQRSSAHGTTSLYNASDIDADTISTDTTSNTNLSDYERGQVESFFGGLGTEIYVSGALANLYEGTGNDGDWRLVFTGIPVILHDKGNSKARSIPRVTLVLAERGSCFALWSDRIDNLSNYRIAGPSFHTMCRSSNHQQMIGFSFDSTDAARELWQHVERLVCNPENEALTVPGTRKQKKQKRVKPAPLPPKSQISHPCQFHHVTSVVKEDCERYYSMQAFGPPNPQQHR from the coding sequence ATGTCGCATCAACTGCAGCAGACACGTCGCCGCTTGGGCTCCGTTAGCGATTCGGCGCCTCCATCGGAGTCCAGTGAGGGCACAGGCTCCTCCTCGGAGCCCCGGGACGAGTTGATCCTTCACCCGGACTGGTCGGCCCACTCACACTCGTCGGCGCAGAGGAGCAGTGCCCATGGAACCACATCCCTGTACAATGCCTCCGATATCGATGCGGATACCATTAGCACGGACACCACGAGCAACACAAATCTCTCGGACTACGAACGTGGTCAGGTGGAGAGCTTCTTTGGGGGATTGGGCACAGAGATTTATGTGAGTGGCGCCTTGGCCAATCTGTATGAGGGAACCGGCAATGATGGCGATTGGCGTCTGGTATTCACTGGCATACCAGTGATCCTCCACGACAAGGGAAACTCCAAGGCCCGGTCTATACCCAGAGTTACCCTGGTGCTGGCGGAGAGGGGATCCTGCTTTGCCCTGTGGTCGGATCGCATTGATAACCTCTCGAACTATCGCATTGCGGGTCCCTCGTTTCACACCATGTGCCGGTCAAGCAATCACCAACAGATGATCGGCTTCAGCTTCGATTCCACGGATGCAGCCCGTGAGTTGTGGCAGCATGTGGAGCGTTTGGTTTGCAATCCGGAGAATGAGGCTCTGACCGTTCCCGGAACCCGGAAGCAAAAGAAACAGAAGCGCGTAAAGCCGGCTCCCTTGCCGCCGAAATCACAGATTTCGCACCCATGCCAGTTCCATCATGTGACCAGTGTGGTGAAGGAGGATTGCGAGCGATACTACAGCATGCAGGCCTTCGGACCCCCGAATCCCCAGCAGCATCGTTGA
- the LOC108013905 gene encoding coiled-coil domain-containing protein 170 isoform X1 encodes MPTNLRPTTNGNAPEDWQVFEVLFGAENDTKTGNGRMTTVSPLEHQLPSYQLDTSCGNAGITVTEHHHGLDMTTTLRSELAALSYKKERLSGELAETRSALCSKDAEIENLRSQAARQTALIGSLQSRLQNAESREQSVQARCDSTIQTVQREKRSSDERNKELICKIQHLETHVANEESQKEQAKAQLHDLLRRLSISLGMDVCDGNQNSHATPECIISRAEEVMVELQRTKAKVSSTCDTLSSCENELLNLKSLANIEKQRLTAQLDGAGNHNHELEGRCRQYERDLQIQRDRLTESEINGEKLKEELRGFESRCHRLQNNLDRIQGDRLQFLRGLSNLLNVPEPCETLIKDKLRETLAENQAMHAQMHSLRDQLSSEHEKLKEAQQTTECRLRSGEAQKCELTERLEKCHAEIHTLRKDHMGLSEFLQRLANAMNWSECSAPPALGTDTNLMAENLLERAERLTAHCEHEVSHHHNHHHSPEKGCCDHGHGHGHGKLRRERSCHDISLKESSSVYNLQRRVRVLREQVQRRDLHLELLRRKLAIIEDGARGKCMLQGERDEAVCRAKKAAKQVDKLSAQLADARSQIAEVKAQLAEAVEYKITSLERARKIDELTTQICDLEDEKTRLLSQLNALKERLKSSCESNQNRRCRDEALINSMRDDVNRLSSQLSDANQRLSHLQSFRTSVARTLHLRDLPETDLLHRLQALCSAHQEFTMLSKRYETASPVGDHPCPRYDDPIPPSAHCRPPRELSPTPTSFHHKATLHSGSSHHPPSEHHHGTSSHVHNHHGHGHGHGSHSRRQRSKSRDKRLHDECFDTDVHRLHHGCKEELLATGSEDDYDFKSKYC; translated from the exons ATGCCAACAAATCTGCGACCAACGACCAATGGCAATGCTCCCGAGGACTGGCAGGTTTTTGAGGTACTATTCGGTGCTGAAAATGACACGAAAACCGGAAACGGTAGGATGACCACAGTGTCACCTTTGGAACACCAACTTCCATCTTACCAG CTGGACACATCGTGCGGCAATGCAGGAATCACCGTGACAGAACATCATCATGGACTGGACATGACCACCACGTTGCGCAGTGAATTAGCTGCGTTATCCtataaaaaagaaagactTTCGGGAGAG CTTGCTGAAACCCGTTCCGCGTTGTGTAGCAAggatgcggaaatcgaaaatcTGCGGTCCCAGGCTGCTCGGCAAACGGCTCTCATCGGATCCCTCCAGAGTCGTCTGCAAAATGCCGAGAGCAGGGAGCAGTCCGTCCAGGCCAGATGCGATTCCACCATTCAGACGGTTCAGCGGGAGAAGCGGAGTTCCGATGAGCGGAACAAGGAGCTGATCTGCAAGATACAGCACCTGGAAACCCATGTGGCTAATGAGGAATCCCAGAAGGAGCAGGCCAAAGCTCAGCTCCATGATCTCCTGCGACGCCTTAGCATTAGTTTGGGCATGGATGTCTGCGATGGCAATCAGAATTCCCATGCCACACCCGAGTGCATCATTTCTCGGGCTGAGGAAGTGATGGTGGAACTCCAGAGGACCAAGGCCAAGGTCAGTTCCACCTGCGACACCCTAAGCTCCTGCGAGAATGAGCTGCTGAACTTGAAATCGCTGGCCAACATCGAGAAGCAGCGTCTCACTGCCCAACTCGATGGAGCTGGAAATCATAATCATGAACTTGAAGGACGTTGCCGGCAGTACGAAAGAGATCTCCAGATCCAAAGGGATCGGCTAACCGAATCGGAAATTAATGGGGAGAAACTCAAGGAAGAGTTGCGTGGCTTCGAGTCGCGTTGCCATCGTTTGCAGAACAATCTGGACAGGATTCAGGGTGACCGACTGCAGTTCTTGAGGGGATTGAGCAATTTGTTGAATGTGCCCGAACCCTGTGAGACCCTGATTAAGGACAAGTTGAGGGAGACTCTGGCGGAGAATCAGGCCATGCATGCG CAAATGCATTCTCTGCGAGATCAGTTGAGCTCGGAACATGAAAAACTAAAGGAGGCCCAACAGACCACCGAATGTCGCCTCCGTTCTGGAGAGGCACAGAAATGCGAACTAACTGAGCGCTTGGAGAAATGCCATGCCGAGATCCATACTCTGCGCAAGGATCACATGGGTCTATCCGAGTTCCTGCAGCGACTGGCCAATGCGATGAACTGGAGCGAGTGCTCTGCACCACCGGCACTTGGAACCGATACCAATCTGATGGCGGAGAACTTGCTCGAAAGAGCCGAGAGACTCACTGCCCACTGCGAACACGAGGTGTCCCATCATCACAATCATCATCACAGCCCGGAAAAGGGTTGCTGTGATCATGGACATGGACATGGTCATGGCAAGCTTCGCAGGGAGAGATCCTGCCATGACATTTCCCTGAAGGAAAGCAGCAGTGTGTACAACCTGCAGAGACGAGTGCGGGTTCTCAGGGAGCAAGTGCAGCGCAGGGATCTCCACTTGGAGCTGCTGCGTCGCAAGTTGGCCATTATAGAGGACGGTGCTAGGGGCAAGTGCATGTTGCAGGGCGAACGGGATGAGGCCGTTTGCCGGGCCAAAAAGGCGGCCAAACAGGTGGACAAGTTGAGTGCTCAGCTGGCCGATGCCCGATCTCAGATAGCAGAGGTCAAAGCCCAGCTAGCCGAGGCCGTGGAGTACAAGATCACTTCTTTGGAACGGGCCAGGAAGATTGATGAGCTGACCACCCAGATATGCGATCTGGAGGACGAAAAGACGCGGCTATTGTCCCAACTTAATGCCCTTAAGGAGCGCCTCAAATCCTCCTGCGAGTCCAATCAGAATCGTAGATGTCGCGATGAGGCTTTAATCAAT TCCATGCGCGATGATGTGAATCGCCTGAGCTCCCAACTCTCGGATGCCAATCAGCGCCTGTCCCATTTGCAATCCTTCCGCACTTCGGTGGCCAGAACATTGCATCTTAGGGATCTGCCGGAAACCGATCTTCTGCATCGTCTTCAGGCCCTGTGCTCCGCCCACCAGGAGTTCACAATGTTGTCCAAACGCTATGAGACAGCCTCACCAGTTGGGGATCATCCATGTCCTCGGTACGATGATCCTATACCACCATCCGCCCACTGCCGGCCACCAAGGGAGCTCAGTCCTACGCCCACTTCTTTTCACCACAAGGCAACCCTCCATTCCGGCAGCAGTCATCACCCACCTTCCGAGCACCATCATGGCACCAGCAGCCATGTCCACAATCATCATGGTCATGGTCATGGACATGGATCCCATTCGAGACGCCAGCGAAGTAAAAGCCGGGATAAACGGCTCCACGACGAGTGCTTCGACACGGATGTGCACCGCTTGCACCATGGCTGCAAGGAGGAGCTGCTGGCCACCGGTTCCGAGGATGACTACGACTTCAAGAGCAAATACTGCTGA
- the LOC108013905 gene encoding coiled-coil domain-containing protein 170 isoform X2, whose product MPSENHLHHHHLGHSGGLSPHHHHLLDTSCGNAGITVTEHHHGLDMTTTLRSELAALSYKKERLSGELAETRSALCSKDAEIENLRSQAARQTALIGSLQSRLQNAESREQSVQARCDSTIQTVQREKRSSDERNKELICKIQHLETHVANEESQKEQAKAQLHDLLRRLSISLGMDVCDGNQNSHATPECIISRAEEVMVELQRTKAKVSSTCDTLSSCENELLNLKSLANIEKQRLTAQLDGAGNHNHELEGRCRQYERDLQIQRDRLTESEINGEKLKEELRGFESRCHRLQNNLDRIQGDRLQFLRGLSNLLNVPEPCETLIKDKLRETLAENQAMHAQMHSLRDQLSSEHEKLKEAQQTTECRLRSGEAQKCELTERLEKCHAEIHTLRKDHMGLSEFLQRLANAMNWSECSAPPALGTDTNLMAENLLERAERLTAHCEHEVSHHHNHHHSPEKGCCDHGHGHGHGKLRRERSCHDISLKESSSVYNLQRRVRVLREQVQRRDLHLELLRRKLAIIEDGARGKCMLQGERDEAVCRAKKAAKQVDKLSAQLADARSQIAEVKAQLAEAVEYKITSLERARKIDELTTQICDLEDEKTRLLSQLNALKERLKSSCESNQNRRCRDEALINSMRDDVNRLSSQLSDANQRLSHLQSFRTSVARTLHLRDLPETDLLHRLQALCSAHQEFTMLSKRYETASPVGDHPCPRYDDPIPPSAHCRPPRELSPTPTSFHHKATLHSGSSHHPPSEHHHGTSSHVHNHHGHGHGHGSHSRRQRSKSRDKRLHDECFDTDVHRLHHGCKEELLATGSEDDYDFKSKYC is encoded by the exons ATGCCCAGTGAAAATCATCTGCATCACCATCACTTGGGACACAGTGGTGGTCTGTCGCCGCATCATCATCACTTG CTGGACACATCGTGCGGCAATGCAGGAATCACCGTGACAGAACATCATCATGGACTGGACATGACCACCACGTTGCGCAGTGAATTAGCTGCGTTATCCtataaaaaagaaagactTTCGGGAGAG CTTGCTGAAACCCGTTCCGCGTTGTGTAGCAAggatgcggaaatcgaaaatcTGCGGTCCCAGGCTGCTCGGCAAACGGCTCTCATCGGATCCCTCCAGAGTCGTCTGCAAAATGCCGAGAGCAGGGAGCAGTCCGTCCAGGCCAGATGCGATTCCACCATTCAGACGGTTCAGCGGGAGAAGCGGAGTTCCGATGAGCGGAACAAGGAGCTGATCTGCAAGATACAGCACCTGGAAACCCATGTGGCTAATGAGGAATCCCAGAAGGAGCAGGCCAAAGCTCAGCTCCATGATCTCCTGCGACGCCTTAGCATTAGTTTGGGCATGGATGTCTGCGATGGCAATCAGAATTCCCATGCCACACCCGAGTGCATCATTTCTCGGGCTGAGGAAGTGATGGTGGAACTCCAGAGGACCAAGGCCAAGGTCAGTTCCACCTGCGACACCCTAAGCTCCTGCGAGAATGAGCTGCTGAACTTGAAATCGCTGGCCAACATCGAGAAGCAGCGTCTCACTGCCCAACTCGATGGAGCTGGAAATCATAATCATGAACTTGAAGGACGTTGCCGGCAGTACGAAAGAGATCTCCAGATCCAAAGGGATCGGCTAACCGAATCGGAAATTAATGGGGAGAAACTCAAGGAAGAGTTGCGTGGCTTCGAGTCGCGTTGCCATCGTTTGCAGAACAATCTGGACAGGATTCAGGGTGACCGACTGCAGTTCTTGAGGGGATTGAGCAATTTGTTGAATGTGCCCGAACCCTGTGAGACCCTGATTAAGGACAAGTTGAGGGAGACTCTGGCGGAGAATCAGGCCATGCATGCG CAAATGCATTCTCTGCGAGATCAGTTGAGCTCGGAACATGAAAAACTAAAGGAGGCCCAACAGACCACCGAATGTCGCCTCCGTTCTGGAGAGGCACAGAAATGCGAACTAACTGAGCGCTTGGAGAAATGCCATGCCGAGATCCATACTCTGCGCAAGGATCACATGGGTCTATCCGAGTTCCTGCAGCGACTGGCCAATGCGATGAACTGGAGCGAGTGCTCTGCACCACCGGCACTTGGAACCGATACCAATCTGATGGCGGAGAACTTGCTCGAAAGAGCCGAGAGACTCACTGCCCACTGCGAACACGAGGTGTCCCATCATCACAATCATCATCACAGCCCGGAAAAGGGTTGCTGTGATCATGGACATGGACATGGTCATGGCAAGCTTCGCAGGGAGAGATCCTGCCATGACATTTCCCTGAAGGAAAGCAGCAGTGTGTACAACCTGCAGAGACGAGTGCGGGTTCTCAGGGAGCAAGTGCAGCGCAGGGATCTCCACTTGGAGCTGCTGCGTCGCAAGTTGGCCATTATAGAGGACGGTGCTAGGGGCAAGTGCATGTTGCAGGGCGAACGGGATGAGGCCGTTTGCCGGGCCAAAAAGGCGGCCAAACAGGTGGACAAGTTGAGTGCTCAGCTGGCCGATGCCCGATCTCAGATAGCAGAGGTCAAAGCCCAGCTAGCCGAGGCCGTGGAGTACAAGATCACTTCTTTGGAACGGGCCAGGAAGATTGATGAGCTGACCACCCAGATATGCGATCTGGAGGACGAAAAGACGCGGCTATTGTCCCAACTTAATGCCCTTAAGGAGCGCCTCAAATCCTCCTGCGAGTCCAATCAGAATCGTAGATGTCGCGATGAGGCTTTAATCAAT TCCATGCGCGATGATGTGAATCGCCTGAGCTCCCAACTCTCGGATGCCAATCAGCGCCTGTCCCATTTGCAATCCTTCCGCACTTCGGTGGCCAGAACATTGCATCTTAGGGATCTGCCGGAAACCGATCTTCTGCATCGTCTTCAGGCCCTGTGCTCCGCCCACCAGGAGTTCACAATGTTGTCCAAACGCTATGAGACAGCCTCACCAGTTGGGGATCATCCATGTCCTCGGTACGATGATCCTATACCACCATCCGCCCACTGCCGGCCACCAAGGGAGCTCAGTCCTACGCCCACTTCTTTTCACCACAAGGCAACCCTCCATTCCGGCAGCAGTCATCACCCACCTTCCGAGCACCATCATGGCACCAGCAGCCATGTCCACAATCATCATGGTCATGGTCATGGACATGGATCCCATTCGAGACGCCAGCGAAGTAAAAGCCGGGATAAACGGCTCCACGACGAGTGCTTCGACACGGATGTGCACCGCTTGCACCATGGCTGCAAGGAGGAGCTGCTGGCCACCGGTTCCGAGGATGACTACGACTTCAAGAGCAAATACTGCTGA
- the LOC108013959 gene encoding uncharacterized protein — MDEGKDEIETDSSSDLFNIQFPLPQHLDPSKCRDEFLGLIIEEHERRVSSLKRSTVRFTAASMYPMETHYRLSEKGAEAMVVRQLATQRQRRIGKKTVQEVMESIKMRSNMMAELNIQCQKAAIEFLSVRLLKQLRLFSSPWPGKLDDMPYNLFSWSLDHFLLRLDHNQMYLDVINRERSSDDLDCLKFRADLNEIEQIIYDIREDFQRNEDLCKSSIQLIRDCKYNTDGAWIKDLQVNCLLKENLSRDSPKEESSDVHLHKRHSMIMGRFEDVSALDPIEVRYQINWVNSCMDQRLILLKDREEKLQEELKDWETKLGQDQLVQRNSEVVYAWEVDRLKLSCKEWQVKLDTDLENIEVLCTISKLALQKVKDDHKFLLEQEEMFRRRIAEETELMAAEEKIRQQKQVKSSDVKAAVEAIEAVFKPSEPKKKAAKF, encoded by the exons atggatGAGGGCAAGGATGAGATAGAAACGGATTCTTCGTCCGATCTGTTTAACATACAGTTCCCGCTGCCGCAGCACCTCGATCCGTCCAAGTGCCGTGATGAGTTCCTCGGCTTGATCATTGAGGAGCACGAGCGCCGGGTGAGTTCGCTGAAGCGATCGACAGTTAGGTTCACGGCGGCCAGCATGTATCCTATGGAGACGCACTATCGGTTGAGCGAAAAGGGGGCAGAGGCCATGGTGGTGCGGCAGTTAGCCACTCAGCGCCAGAGGAGAATCGGTAAAAAGACCGTGCAGGAGGTCATGGAGAGCATCAAGATGAGGTCAAACATGATGGCCGAACTAAATATCCAATGCCAGAAGGCGGCCATCGAGTTCCTATCGGTTCGACTGCTAAAGCAGTTACGTCTCTTCTCGAGTCCCTGGCCGGGAAAACTGGACGACATGCCCTACAATCTGTTCAGCTGGTCGTTGGATCACTTCTTGCTGCGACTGGACCACAACCAGATGTATCTAGATGTGATCAATCGGGAGCGGAGCAGCGATGATCTCGACTGTCTTAAGTTCCGAGCTGATCTGAATGAGATCGAACAAATCATATACGACATCCGAGAGGACTTTCAAAGGAACGAAGACCTCTGCAAAAGCAGCATACAGCTTATACG TGATTGCAAGTACAATACGGATGGTGCATGGATTAAGGACCTTCAGGTCAATTGCCTGTTAAAGGAAAATCTAAGCCGCGATAGCCCGAAAGAAGAATCTAGCGATGTCCATTTACATAAACGTCATTCCATGATCATGGGTCGTTTCGAAGATGTTAGTG CTCTTGATCCGATAGAGGTGCGTTACCAGATCAACTGGGTAAACAGCTGTATGGATCAGCGACTAATACTTCTTAAAGACCGTGAGGAGAAGCTGCAGGAGGAGCTGAAGGATTGGGAGACCAAGCTGGGCCAGGATCAACTGGTGCAACGTAACTCGGAGGTAGTATACGCCTGGGAGGTGGACAGACTCAAATTGAGTTGCAAGGAGTGGCAGGTAAAGTTGGATACCGATCTGGAAAACATCGAGGTTTTATGCACCATAAGCAAGCTTGCTCTGCAGAAGGTCAAGGACGATCACAAGTTCTTATTGGAACAGGAGGAAATGTTCCGGCGAAGAATAGCCGAGGAGACGGAACTCATGGCGGCGGAGGAGAAAATTCGCCAGCAAAAACAG GTAAAATCATCGGATGTGAAAGCGGCAGTAGAGGCCATAGAGGCGGTCTTTAAGCCAAGTGAACCCAAAAAGAAGGCAGCGAAATTCTAA